The following proteins are encoded in a genomic region of Actinomadura sp. NAK00032:
- the hpnH gene encoding adenosyl-hopene transferase HpnH, whose amino-acid sequence MSMPLRQSLRIGGYILRNKLRGRDKFPLIVELEPLFACNLACAGCGKIQHPADTLKRRMPVEQAVAAIEECGAPMVSIAGGEPLMHPQIDELVGELVKRKKFVFLCTNALLIPRKLDKFKPSPYFAWAVHIDGLQERHDASVCKDGVFEDAVAAIKECKRRGFRVTTNTTFFNTDTPQTVIEVMNYLNDDLKVDEMMISPGYAYDKAPDQEHFLGVQETRELFRKAFADGNRKRWRLNHSPLFLDFLEGKVDFPCTAWAIPSYSLFGWQRPCYLMSDGYAQSYKELLDETDWDSYGRGRDPRCANCMAHCGYEPTAVMATVGSLKESIRAMRDT is encoded by the coding sequence ATGAGCATGCCGCTTCGCCAGAGTCTTCGCATCGGGGGCTACATCCTCCGCAACAAGCTGCGCGGCAGGGACAAGTTCCCGCTGATCGTGGAGCTGGAACCGTTGTTCGCCTGCAACCTCGCCTGCGCCGGCTGCGGGAAGATCCAGCATCCCGCCGACACGCTCAAGCGGCGGATGCCGGTCGAGCAGGCCGTCGCCGCCATCGAGGAGTGCGGGGCGCCGATGGTGTCCATCGCGGGCGGCGAGCCGCTCATGCACCCGCAGATCGACGAGCTGGTCGGCGAGCTCGTGAAGCGCAAGAAGTTCGTCTTCCTGTGCACCAACGCGCTGCTGATCCCGCGCAAGCTCGACAAGTTCAAGCCGTCGCCGTACTTCGCGTGGGCCGTGCACATCGACGGCTTGCAGGAGCGGCACGACGCGTCGGTCTGCAAGGACGGCGTCTTCGAGGACGCTGTGGCCGCCATCAAGGAGTGCAAGCGGCGCGGGTTCCGCGTCACGACGAACACGACGTTCTTCAACACCGACACCCCGCAGACCGTCATCGAGGTGATGAACTACCTCAACGACGACCTCAAGGTCGACGAGATGATGATCTCGCCGGGGTACGCCTACGACAAGGCGCCCGACCAGGAGCACTTCCTGGGCGTCCAGGAGACCCGCGAGCTGTTCCGCAAGGCGTTCGCGGACGGCAACCGCAAGCGCTGGCGGCTCAACCACTCGCCGCTGTTCCTGGACTTCCTGGAGGGCAAGGTCGACTTCCCGTGCACGGCCTGGGCGATCCCGTCCTACTCGCTGTTCGGGTGGCAGCGCCCCTGCTACCTGATGTCGGACGGCTACGCGCAGAGCTACAAGGAGCTGCTGGACGAGACCGACTGGGACTCCTACGGCCGGGGACGCGACCCGCGCTGCGCGAACTGCATGGCCCACTGCGGCTACGAGCCGACGGCGGTGATGGCGACGGTCGGTTCGCTGAAGGAGTCGATCAGGGCGATGCGCGACACCTGA
- the ispH gene encoding 4-hydroxy-3-methylbut-2-enyl diphosphate reductase, with amino-acid sequence MTRLLVCAALGIEARALKGDNGGGDNGGGSDGEGDDGLRVVRTGMGPAKARAAARGLPEHDALAVVGCGGALDDRLRPGDLFVATEVRGPSGTAPVPCPTAEPLAGLLERTTGATVHRGPLVTLDHIATGAERADLAADGALVADMESAALAEAAGDRPFAVVRAIVDTPGRPLVGPATLTGGTAALRRLRAVAPALRAWAAAAGPRRLLLAGPRSFCAGVERAIEIVERALDMHGPPVYVRKQIVHNTHVVDELSARGAVFVDELDEVPPGAVTVFSAHGVAPAVRDEAGRLGLRVVDATCPLVAKVHAEARRFAASGHLVALIGHAGHEEVEGTLGEVPSSTVLVETPADARSLPADRPVAYLTQTTLAADEAGEVAAAITGRFPDAVGPHTDDICYATTNRQRAVAGVARDSDLVLVVGSANSSNSLRLVEVAEAHGTPAVLVDGPADIPLERLRGARAIGLTAGASAPPSVLDAVVDALRGLGPVGVEERTVTVETTEFTLPKEVRTQ; translated from the coding sequence ATGACACGGCTCCTCGTGTGCGCGGCGCTGGGCATCGAGGCGCGCGCGCTCAAGGGGGACAACGGCGGAGGGGACAACGGCGGAGGGAGCGACGGCGAAGGGGACGACGGCCTGCGCGTGGTCCGGACGGGGATGGGGCCCGCCAAGGCGCGGGCCGCCGCCCGGGGGCTGCCGGAGCACGACGCGCTCGCCGTCGTCGGCTGCGGCGGCGCCCTCGACGACCGGCTCCGCCCCGGCGACCTGTTTGTGGCCACCGAGGTCAGGGGCCCGTCCGGGACGGCGCCGGTGCCGTGCCCGACGGCGGAGCCGCTCGCCGGGCTGCTGGAGCGGACGACCGGCGCGACCGTCCACCGCGGGCCGCTCGTCACCCTCGACCACATCGCGACCGGCGCCGAGCGCGCCGACCTCGCGGCCGACGGGGCGCTCGTCGCCGACATGGAGTCGGCGGCGCTGGCCGAGGCGGCGGGCGACCGGCCCTTCGCGGTGGTCCGCGCGATCGTCGACACGCCGGGCCGCCCGCTGGTCGGCCCGGCCACGCTCACCGGCGGGACCGCCGCGCTGCGCCGGCTCCGGGCCGTGGCCCCCGCGCTGCGCGCATGGGCCGCCGCGGCCGGTCCGCGCCGGCTGCTGCTCGCCGGTCCGCGCTCGTTCTGCGCCGGTGTGGAACGGGCCATCGAGATCGTGGAGCGGGCGCTCGACATGCACGGCCCGCCCGTCTACGTGCGCAAGCAGATCGTCCACAACACCCACGTCGTGGACGAGCTGAGCGCGCGCGGCGCCGTGTTCGTCGACGAGCTGGACGAGGTCCCGCCCGGCGCGGTCACGGTGTTCTCCGCGCACGGCGTCGCGCCCGCCGTCCGGGACGAGGCCGGGCGGCTCGGGCTGCGGGTCGTCGACGCGACCTGCCCGCTGGTGGCGAAGGTGCACGCGGAGGCCCGCCGGTTCGCCGCGTCCGGCCACCTGGTCGCGCTGATCGGGCACGCCGGGCACGAGGAGGTCGAGGGCACGCTCGGCGAGGTGCCGTCCTCGACGGTCCTGGTCGAGACGCCGGCGGACGCCCGGTCGCTGCCCGCGGACCGGCCCGTCGCCTACCTCACCCAGACCACCCTCGCCGCCGACGAGGCCGGCGAGGTGGCGGCCGCCATCACCGGCCGGTTCCCGGACGCGGTCGGCCCGCACACCGACGACATCTGCTACGCCACCACCAACCGGCAGCGGGCCGTCGCCGGCGTCGCCCGCGACAGCGACCTCGTCCTCGTCGTCGGGTCGGCCAACTCGTCCAACTCGCTCCGCCTCGTGGAGGTCGCCGAGGCGCACGGCACGCCGGCGGTCCTGGTCGACGGGCCCGCCGACATCCCGCTGGAGCGGCTCCGAGGCGCCCGTGCCATCGGCCTGACCGCCGGGGCGTCGGCGCCGCCGTCCGTCCTGGACGCGGTGGTCGACGCGCTGCGCGGCCTTGGGCCGGTCGGCGTCGAGGAGCGCACGGTCACGGTGGAGACGACCGAGTTCACCCTGCCAAAGGAGGTCCGGACACAATGA
- the shc gene encoding squalene--hopene cyclase, translated as MTTTEAPGLTGAAAAAVDAARGHLLGLQSPEGWWKAELETNVTMDAEDLLLRQFLGIRSEAETKDAARWIRAQQREDGTWANFHGGPADLSTTIEAYIALRLAGDPVDADHMRRAAKFARDAGGIEGSRVFTRIWLALFGQWSWDDLPVMPPELMFLPSRVPLNVYDWACWARQTIVPLTILGSLRPVRDLPLDLAELRAGTMPAKKEKGWGRAFNALDRVLHVYEKRPVRPLRTAAMRRAADWIIARQEADGCWGGIQPPWVYSLMALNVLGYDLDHPVIKRGLDGLERFTIRDEKGRRLEACQSPVWDTVLAMNALGDAGAAPDDPALVRAAHWVLGEEVRGPGDWSVRRPGLPPGGWAFEFDNDVYPDTDDTAEAILALRRTSLPEADAPIERAVRWLNGMASRDGGYGAFDADNTRELCTKLPFCDFGAVIDPPSADVTAHVVEALAKEGLAETAVAKRAVVWLLKAQEEDGSWFGRWGANHVYGTGGVVPALIAAGVRPEKPAIRRAVAWLEQHQNEDGGWGEDLRSYDDPSWIGRGESTPSQTAWALLALLAAGERSAAVDAGVRWLVENQRPDGNWDEDNFTGTGFPGDFYINYHLYRLVFPISALGRYLDGSS; from the coding sequence ATGACCACGACGGAAGCCCCGGGGCTCACCGGCGCGGCGGCCGCGGCCGTCGACGCGGCCCGCGGCCACCTGCTCGGCCTGCAGTCGCCCGAGGGCTGGTGGAAGGCCGAGCTGGAGACGAACGTCACCATGGACGCCGAGGACCTGCTGCTCCGCCAGTTCCTCGGCATCCGCTCCGAGGCGGAGACGAAGGACGCGGCGCGCTGGATCCGTGCGCAGCAGCGCGAGGACGGCACGTGGGCGAACTTCCACGGCGGGCCCGCCGACCTGTCCACCACGATCGAGGCGTACATCGCGCTGCGGCTCGCCGGCGATCCCGTCGACGCCGACCACATGCGCCGCGCCGCCAAGTTCGCCCGGGACGCGGGCGGCATCGAGGGCAGCCGCGTTTTCACCCGGATCTGGCTGGCGCTGTTCGGCCAGTGGTCGTGGGACGACCTGCCGGTCATGCCGCCGGAGCTGATGTTCCTGCCGAGCCGGGTCCCGCTGAACGTCTACGACTGGGCGTGCTGGGCACGGCAGACGATCGTCCCGCTGACGATCCTCGGGTCGCTGCGGCCCGTCCGGGACCTGCCGCTCGACCTCGCCGAGCTGCGCGCCGGGACCATGCCCGCCAAGAAGGAGAAGGGGTGGGGCCGGGCGTTCAACGCGCTCGACCGCGTCCTGCACGTCTACGAGAAGCGGCCGGTGCGGCCGCTGCGCACCGCCGCGATGCGCCGCGCCGCCGACTGGATCATCGCCCGGCAGGAGGCCGACGGCTGCTGGGGCGGGATCCAGCCGCCCTGGGTCTACTCGCTGATGGCGCTGAACGTCCTCGGCTACGACCTCGACCACCCGGTCATCAAGCGGGGCCTGGACGGCCTGGAACGCTTCACGATCCGGGACGAGAAGGGCCGCCGGCTGGAGGCGTGCCAGTCGCCGGTCTGGGACACCGTTCTCGCGATGAACGCGCTCGGCGACGCCGGCGCCGCGCCCGACGACCCGGCGCTGGTGCGCGCGGCGCACTGGGTGCTCGGCGAGGAGGTCCGCGGGCCGGGGGACTGGTCGGTGCGCCGGCCGGGCCTGCCGCCGGGCGGGTGGGCGTTCGAGTTCGACAACGACGTCTACCCCGACACCGACGACACCGCCGAGGCGATCCTCGCGCTGCGCCGCACGTCGCTGCCGGAGGCGGACGCGCCGATCGAGCGGGCCGTCCGGTGGCTGAACGGCATGGCGTCGCGGGACGGCGGCTACGGCGCGTTCGACGCCGACAACACCCGCGAGCTGTGCACGAAGCTGCCGTTCTGCGACTTCGGCGCCGTCATCGACCCGCCGTCCGCCGACGTCACCGCCCATGTCGTCGAGGCGCTCGCCAAGGAGGGCCTCGCCGAGACGGCCGTGGCGAAGCGCGCGGTGGTGTGGCTGCTGAAGGCCCAGGAGGAGGACGGCTCCTGGTTCGGGCGCTGGGGCGCCAACCACGTCTACGGGACGGGCGGCGTGGTGCCCGCGCTCATCGCCGCCGGCGTCCGCCCGGAGAAGCCCGCGATCCGCCGGGCGGTGGCCTGGCTGGAGCAGCACCAGAACGAGGACGGCGGCTGGGGCGAGGACCTGCGCTCCTACGACGACCCGTCCTGGATCGGGCGCGGCGAGTCGACCCCGTCGCAGACGGCGTGGGCGCTGCTGGCACTGCTCGCCGCCGGCGAGCGCTCCGCGGCGGTGGACGCCGGCGTCCGGTGGCTGGTGGAGAACCAGCGGCCGGACGGCAACTGGGACGAGGACAACTTCACCGGCACCGGATTCCCCGGCGACTTCTACATCAACTACCACCTGTACCGGCTGGTGTTCCCGATCAGCGCACTCGGCCGGTACCTGGACGGCTCCTCATGA
- a CDS encoding polyprenyl synthetase family protein, with amino-acid sequence MTTVPTSITGGRALVDDAMRAAAERLDPWTRRVVAYHLGWTDEHGRPAAAGGKALRPALALLSARAAGAPPETALPGAVAVEFVHAFSLLHDDIMDGDRTRRHRPAAWTVFGPSAAILGGDALLALSEELLLDQQTRGAHWAARALTAATQRLISGQAFDLGFEQRADVALDEVVAMAADKTGALLACACSIGAMLGEGPTPLVTGLTGFGAEMGLAFQLVDDLLGIWGSPETTGKPVLSDLRARKKSLPVVYALNAGTPESARLAELYGKPDEPSEDALREMARLVEAAGGRDWASAEADRRIAAAERHLDESGVDGLAAAEFRDIALFVTSRDH; translated from the coding sequence ATGACCACCGTCCCGACCTCGATCACCGGCGGGCGGGCGCTCGTCGACGACGCGATGCGCGCCGCCGCGGAACGGCTCGACCCCTGGACCCGCCGCGTCGTCGCCTACCACCTCGGCTGGACCGACGAGCACGGCCGCCCGGCCGCGGCGGGCGGCAAGGCGCTGCGCCCCGCGCTGGCGCTGCTGTCCGCGCGGGCCGCCGGGGCACCCCCCGAGACGGCGCTGCCCGGCGCGGTCGCCGTGGAGTTCGTGCACGCCTTCTCGCTGCTGCACGACGACATCATGGACGGCGACCGGACCCGCCGGCACCGGCCCGCCGCGTGGACGGTGTTCGGCCCGTCCGCCGCCATCCTCGGCGGGGACGCGCTGCTCGCGCTGTCGGAGGAGCTGCTGCTCGACCAGCAGACGCGGGGCGCGCACTGGGCGGCGCGCGCCCTGACCGCCGCCACGCAGCGGCTCATCTCCGGGCAGGCGTTCGACCTCGGCTTCGAGCAGCGCGCCGACGTCGCGCTCGACGAGGTGGTCGCGATGGCCGCCGACAAGACGGGCGCGCTGCTGGCCTGCGCCTGCTCGATCGGCGCGATGCTCGGCGAGGGGCCGACGCCGCTCGTCACCGGGCTGACCGGGTTCGGCGCCGAGATGGGCCTGGCGTTCCAGCTCGTGGACGACCTGCTCGGCATCTGGGGCAGCCCGGAGACGACCGGCAAGCCCGTCCTGTCGGACCTGCGGGCGCGCAAGAAGTCGCTGCCGGTGGTGTACGCGCTGAACGCCGGGACGCCGGAGTCCGCCCGGCTCGCCGAGCTGTACGGGAAGCCGGACGAGCCGTCCGAGGACGCCCTGCGCGAGATGGCGCGGCTGGTCGAGGCCGCCGGCGGCCGGGACTGGGCGTCCGCCGAGGCCGACCGGCGCATCGCCGCCGCCGAGCGGCACCTCGACGAGTCCGGGGTGGACGGGCTCGCCGCCGCCGAGTTCCGCGACATCGCCCTGTTCGTCACCTCCCGGGACCACTGA
- the hpnE gene encoding hydroxysqualene dehydroxylase HpnE: protein MSTAGGQGEVAIVGGGLAGITTALALQETGIRTTIYEARPRLGGATHSFTRGGLTVDNGQHIFLKCCSAYQGLLGRLGATDRVRVQDRLDIPVLTPGGAGGRLRRAKAPGPLHLVPALAGYRLLPPADRLRAVRASLALDRLDPDDPAHDRVTMGAWLARHGQRPQARDALWDLFVTAALNIRLDEAALGSAAMVCKTGLLGRSDAADIGVPTVPLGDLHGTIPAAKIERGGGRIELGAKVTAVDAGPKLVVDGSPVSADAVVMAVPHRVASSLVPAEASPERAEWDGLGSSPIVNVHVVYDRPVLRAGGGVPRAGGRDAPFVAAVGSPVQWVFDRTAISGLTGGGEYLAVSVSAADRWIDIPTAEIRAVYLAELERLFPAARRARVTDFFVTRERHATFRQSPGTGALRPASATRLPWLFLAGAWTDTGWPDTMEGAVRSGLTAARLVRRHLNRVRSDGVSGR from the coding sequence ATGAGCACGGCCGGGGGGCAGGGGGAGGTCGCCATCGTCGGCGGCGGCCTCGCCGGGATCACGACCGCGCTGGCGCTCCAAGAGACCGGTATAAGGACGACCATCTATGAGGCGCGCCCGAGGCTGGGCGGCGCCACGCACTCCTTCACGCGCGGCGGGCTGACGGTCGACAACGGGCAGCACATCTTCCTGAAGTGCTGCTCGGCGTACCAGGGGCTGCTCGGCCGGCTCGGCGCGACCGACCGCGTCCGCGTCCAGGACCGGCTCGACATCCCGGTCCTCACCCCCGGCGGCGCGGGCGGGCGGCTGCGCCGCGCCAAGGCGCCGGGGCCGCTGCACCTGGTGCCCGCGCTCGCCGGGTACCGGCTGCTGCCGCCCGCCGACCGGCTCCGCGCCGTCCGGGCCTCGCTCGCGCTCGACCGGCTCGACCCGGACGACCCGGCGCACGACCGCGTCACCATGGGCGCCTGGCTCGCCCGCCACGGCCAGCGGCCCCAGGCCCGCGACGCGCTCTGGGACCTGTTCGTCACCGCCGCGCTCAACATCCGGCTGGACGAGGCCGCGCTCGGCTCCGCCGCGATGGTGTGCAAGACCGGGCTGCTCGGCCGCTCCGACGCCGCCGACATCGGGGTCCCGACCGTCCCGCTGGGCGACCTGCACGGCACGATCCCGGCGGCGAAGATCGAGCGGGGCGGCGGCCGGATCGAGCTGGGCGCCAAGGTCACGGCCGTCGACGCCGGGCCGAAGCTGGTGGTGGACGGCTCCCCGGTGAGCGCGGACGCCGTCGTCATGGCGGTGCCGCACCGGGTGGCGTCGTCGCTCGTCCCGGCGGAGGCGTCCCCGGAACGGGCGGAGTGGGACGGCCTCGGCTCCAGCCCCATCGTCAACGTCCACGTCGTCTACGACCGGCCCGTGCTGCGCGCCGGCGGGGGCGTGCCGCGCGCCGGCGGCCGGGACGCGCCGTTCGTCGCGGCGGTCGGCTCGCCCGTGCAGTGGGTGTTCGACCGCACCGCGATCAGCGGCCTGACCGGCGGCGGCGAGTACCTCGCGGTGTCGGTCTCGGCCGCCGACCGCTGGATCGACATCCCCACCGCCGAGATCCGCGCGGTGTACCTCGCCGAGCTGGAGCGGCTGTTCCCGGCCGCCCGCCGGGCCCGCGTCACCGACTTCTTCGTGACGCGGGAACGGCACGCCACATTCCGTCAGAGCCCCGGCACCGGCGCGCTGCGTCCCGCGTCCGCGACCCGGCTGCCGTGGCTCTTCCTCGCCGGCGCGTGGACGGACACGGGCTGGCCCGACACGATGGAGGGAGCCGTGCGAAGCGGCCTCACCGCCGCCCGCCTCGTCCGGCGGCACCTGAACCGGGTGCGCAGCGACGGGGTGAGCGGCCGATGA
- the hpnD gene encoding presqualene diphosphate synthase HpnD has product MDAPSAYRHCENIVRTQARNFSYGIRLLPPPKRRALSAVYAFARRIDDIGDDHDAPPAARLARLTEERERLADAAAHPSDPVLVALSDAARHHPIPLEAFGELIDGCEADVRGETYDTFDDLLWYCRCVAGAIGRLSLGVFGTSDPDTAVPRADALGVALQLTNILRDVREDGLSGRVYLPAKDLVRFGCTLERDGAGRLTDDPERLAGLIRFEANRAEEWYATGLQLLPMLDRRSSACAGAMAGIYRHLLRRIKADPLTALDTRTSLPTWEKAAVSAMAMSGVHR; this is encoded by the coding sequence ATGGACGCACCGAGCGCCTATCGGCACTGCGAGAACATCGTGCGCACCCAGGCGCGCAACTTCTCGTACGGGATCCGGCTGCTTCCCCCGCCGAAGCGCCGCGCGCTGAGCGCCGTGTACGCGTTCGCCCGCCGCATCGACGACATCGGCGACGACCACGACGCGCCGCCCGCCGCGCGGCTGGCGCGGCTCACCGAGGAGCGCGAGCGCCTCGCCGACGCCGCCGCGCACCCGTCCGACCCGGTGCTGGTCGCGCTGTCGGACGCCGCGCGCCACCACCCGATCCCGCTGGAGGCGTTCGGGGAGCTGATCGACGGCTGCGAGGCCGACGTCCGCGGCGAGACCTATGACACCTTCGACGACCTGCTCTGGTACTGCCGGTGCGTCGCGGGGGCCATCGGCCGGCTGTCGCTCGGCGTGTTCGGCACGTCCGATCCGGACACGGCGGTGCCGCGCGCCGACGCGCTCGGCGTCGCGCTGCAGCTGACGAACATCCTGCGGGACGTCCGCGAGGACGGGTTGAGCGGCCGCGTCTACCTGCCCGCCAAGGACCTCGTCCGGTTCGGCTGCACGCTGGAGCGGGACGGGGCGGGCCGGTTGACCGACGACCCGGAGCGGCTGGCGGGCCTCATCCGGTTCGAGGCGAACCGCGCGGAGGAGTGGTACGCGACCGGGCTGCAACTGCTGCCGATGCTGGACCGGCGCAGCTCCGCGTGCGCCGGGGCGATGGCGGGCATCTACCGGCACCTGCTGCGCCGCATCAAGGCCGATCCGCTGACCGCGCTCGACACCCGCACCTCGCTGCCGACCTGGGAGAAGGCCGCCGTGTCGGCGATGGCGATGTCGGGAGTGCACCGATGA
- the hpnC gene encoding squalene synthase HpnC, giving the protein MSVSERLWNETEERRTRLELQSRENFPVATRLLPARHREHLLNVYGYARLVDDIGDEAPPGDRAGLLDLVERDLDRVYAGGRAELPVLRDLSRTITACRIPAEPFRRLLEANRRDQEVTRYATFDDLLGYCAYSADPVGRIVLHVFGAATPDRIRLSDKVCTALQVIEHCQDVGEDHRNGRIYLPGDDLRRFGCTEDDLTAAVTPTRLRGVVALQAGRAAGLLDEGAALTGRLRGFARVAVAGYVAGGLAALAALERGAYDVLGSASRPRKARLLAEWSRTLGRR; this is encoded by the coding sequence ATGTCCGTCAGCGAGCGTTTGTGGAACGAGACCGAGGAACGCCGCACCCGGCTCGAACTCCAATCCCGGGAGAACTTCCCGGTCGCCACCCGGCTGCTCCCCGCGCGCCACCGCGAGCATCTGCTGAACGTGTACGGCTACGCCCGGCTGGTCGACGACATCGGGGACGAGGCGCCGCCGGGCGACCGCGCCGGGCTGCTCGACCTCGTCGAACGCGACCTCGACCGCGTCTACGCGGGCGGGCGGGCGGAGCTGCCCGTGCTGCGCGACCTGTCCCGCACCATCACCGCGTGCCGGATCCCCGCGGAGCCGTTCCGCCGCCTCCTGGAGGCCAACCGCCGCGACCAGGAGGTCACCCGGTACGCGACGTTCGACGACCTGCTCGGCTACTGCGCCTACTCCGCCGACCCCGTCGGGCGCATCGTCCTGCACGTGTTCGGCGCCGCCACCCCGGACCGGATCCGGCTGTCGGACAAGGTCTGCACCGCGCTGCAGGTCATCGAGCACTGCCAGGACGTCGGCGAGGACCACCGCAACGGCCGGATCTACCTGCCGGGGGACGACCTCCGGCGGTTCGGCTGCACCGAGGACGACCTCACCGCCGCGGTCACGCCCACCCGGCTGCGCGGCGTCGTCGCCCTCCAGGCCGGGCGCGCGGCGGGCCTGCTGGACGAGGGCGCCGCCCTCACCGGCCGGCTCCGCGGGTTCGCGCGCGTCGCCGTCGCCGGATACGTCGCGGGCGGTCTCGCCGCCCTCGCCGCGCTGGAGCGCGGCGCCTACGACGTGCTGGGGAGCGCCTCACGGCCGAGGAAGGCGCGACTGCTGGCCGAGTGGTCGCGGACATTGGGAAGGAGATAG
- a CDS encoding helix-turn-helix transcriptional regulator, giving the protein MASFTSSDIMSKGVTNTGRQSARARAARPCGDPLVPRMLLGKRLRELRDRSGLSRREAGRLLHASESKIARLEVGKTGSRPREVARLLAGYGAEEDERTTLLALAEQTTARAWWQDDADILPPWVRPYLSAEQAAKLVRTFEAQYVPGLLQTEEYARALFGREAPEDEVERRVEFRMRRQRVLRRRPRPLNLWIVLDEQALWRPIGGREIMRGQIRHIIELCRRPNVTVQIAPLGISGRIKGEGPLTLVRFPQQGLQDMVYLERADRALYPTRRAEIEQHWHDFNTLVTEAAPPERTPWRLAELLTTF; this is encoded by the coding sequence TTGGCCTCCTTCACGAGCAGCGACATCATGAGCAAGGGCGTCACCAATACCGGCAGGCAGTCGGCGCGTGCGCGGGCGGCACGGCCCTGCGGGGACCCGCTCGTCCCCCGGATGCTGCTCGGCAAGCGGCTGCGCGAGCTGCGCGACCGGTCCGGGCTCTCGCGGCGGGAGGCGGGCCGGCTGCTGCACGCGTCCGAATCGAAGATCGCCCGCCTGGAGGTGGGCAAGACCGGCAGCAGGCCGCGCGAGGTCGCCCGGCTGCTGGCCGGCTACGGCGCCGAGGAGGACGAGCGCACGACCCTGCTCGCCCTCGCCGAGCAGACGACGGCGCGCGCCTGGTGGCAGGACGACGCCGACATCCTCCCGCCCTGGGTGCGGCCGTACCTGAGCGCCGAGCAGGCCGCCAAGCTGGTGCGCACCTTCGAGGCCCAGTACGTGCCCGGCCTGCTCCAGACCGAGGAGTACGCCCGCGCGCTGTTCGGCCGCGAGGCCCCTGAAGACGAGGTCGAGCGGCGGGTGGAGTTCCGGATGCGGCGGCAGCGCGTGCTGCGCCGCCGCCCGCGGCCGCTGAACCTGTGGATCGTCCTCGACGAGCAAGCGCTGTGGCGCCCGATCGGCGGCCGGGAGATCATGCGCGGCCAGATCCGGCACATCATCGAGCTGTGCCGGCGGCCGAACGTCACCGTGCAGATCGCGCCGCTCGGCATCAGCGGCCGGATCAAGGGCGAAGGGCCGCTCACCCTCGTCCGGTTCCCGCAGCAGGGCCTGCAGGACATGGTCTACCTCGAACGCGCCGACCGCGCCCTGTACCCGACGCGGCGCGCGGAGATCGAGCAGCACTGGCACGACTTCAACACGCTGGTGACCGAGGCGGCGCCGCCCGAGCGGACGCCGTGGCGGCTCGCCGAGCTGCTCACCACCTTCTGA
- a CDS encoding SAM-dependent methyltransferase — MTDATSGPDQGSETKINTDVPQSARIWNYWLGGTDNYEIDRVAGDQYVELYPGIVPIARAGRYFMDRAIRFLALERGIRQFMDCGTGLPTVDNTHEMAQRAAPDALVVYVDNDPLVLAHARALLTGTAEGRTSYIDCDLHDPKTIMAKAAEILDLSQPVGLLLIGVMGHIVDPEEAYGVVRGLVEPLASGSYLILHDSTDQNEAFNAAQRAYDETGAIPFRLRSPDFIRAYFEGLEIDEPGLVTSGAWRPEVPGMDVEDLPTLCAVARKP; from the coding sequence ATGACGGATGCGACCAGCGGCCCGGACCAGGGGTCGGAGACGAAGATCAACACCGATGTTCCGCAGTCCGCCCGGATCTGGAACTACTGGCTCGGCGGCACCGACAACTACGAGATCGACCGGGTCGCCGGCGACCAGTACGTCGAGCTGTATCCGGGGATCGTGCCGATCGCCCGCGCCGGCCGCTACTTCATGGACCGCGCGATCAGGTTCCTCGCCCTCGAGCGCGGCATCCGCCAGTTCATGGACTGCGGCACCGGGCTCCCGACCGTCGACAACACCCACGAGATGGCCCAGCGCGCCGCCCCGGACGCGCTGGTCGTCTACGTCGACAACGACCCGCTCGTCCTCGCGCACGCCCGCGCGCTGCTGACCGGCACGGCCGAGGGCCGCACGTCCTACATCGACTGCGACCTGCACGACCCGAAGACGATCATGGCCAAGGCGGCGGAGATCCTCGACCTGTCGCAGCCGGTCGGGCTGCTGCTGATCGGGGTGATGGGGCACATCGTCGACCCCGAGGAGGCGTACGGGGTGGTCCGCGGGCTGGTGGAGCCGCTGGCGTCCGGCAGCTACCTGATCCTGCACGACTCCACCGACCAGAACGAGGCGTTCAACGCCGCCCAGCGCGCCTACGACGAGACCGGCGCCATCCCGTTCCGGCTGCGCAGCCCGGACTTCATCCGCGCCTACTTCGAGGGCCTGGAGATCGACGAGCCGGGGCTCGTGACGAGCGGCGCGTGGCGGCCCGAGGTGCCGGGGATGGACGTCGAAGATCTTCCGACCCTGTGCGCGGTGGCGCGGAAACCCTGA